Proteins encoded within one genomic window of Saccharopolyspora pogona:
- a CDS encoding ROK family transcriptional regulator, with protein sequence MTTTPHAGARPDEVRRHNRAVLLRRLHIGGPCTRAALATEMGLNRSTIKALVDELVKDGLVVERVPAQRSGAGRPSLLVLPQPHAAVTLAVDIRVEQVAMALIGLGGEILNRCSWSLHPATRNPREVFTKIVDNRAVLIEEAGVDVVAVGASAPGVVRRADGMVREAPNLHWTEVPLGDWLSKALDGRRVEVGNDAELSVLAEHLRGAARGVTDAVFVGADVGVGGGVISGGMLLRGSGGYVGELGHMVVRPDGHECYCGSRGCWETEVGERALSRALDLPEDSPRGVVVAELHALAQQPDEVLQRFGEFGEWLAIGLCNVVNLLCPQLVVLGDLFTALPRTLIDHVGKLISERSLVSRAMGGTKLVTSSLGGDSKLLGAAELAFEQFLASG encoded by the coding sequence TTGACCACGACACCACACGCGGGAGCGCGGCCCGATGAGGTGCGCCGGCACAACCGGGCGGTACTGCTGCGTCGGCTGCACATCGGCGGGCCCTGCACCAGGGCGGCGCTGGCCACCGAGATGGGGCTCAACCGCAGCACCATCAAGGCCCTGGTCGACGAGCTGGTCAAGGACGGGCTCGTCGTGGAGCGCGTGCCCGCCCAGCGCAGCGGTGCCGGTCGGCCGTCGCTGCTGGTGCTGCCGCAGCCGCACGCGGCGGTGACGCTGGCGGTCGACATCCGGGTCGAGCAGGTCGCGATGGCCCTGATCGGGCTCGGTGGCGAGATCCTCAACCGGTGCAGCTGGAGCCTCCACCCGGCCACCCGGAATCCGCGTGAGGTCTTCACCAAGATCGTCGACAACAGGGCGGTGCTCATCGAGGAGGCCGGCGTCGACGTCGTGGCGGTCGGGGCGTCGGCGCCCGGCGTGGTGCGCCGCGCGGACGGGATGGTGCGCGAGGCCCCGAACCTGCACTGGACCGAAGTGCCGCTCGGCGACTGGCTTTCCAAGGCGCTGGACGGCCGGCGGGTGGAAGTCGGCAATGACGCGGAACTCAGCGTGCTCGCCGAGCACCTGCGCGGGGCGGCGCGGGGAGTGACCGATGCGGTTTTCGTCGGAGCCGATGTCGGTGTCGGTGGCGGGGTGATCTCCGGCGGCATGCTGTTGCGGGGCAGCGGCGGTTATGTCGGGGAGCTCGGCCACATGGTGGTGCGGCCGGACGGGCACGAATGCTATTGCGGCAGCAGGGGATGCTGGGAGACCGAGGTGGGAGAGCGGGCCCTGAGCCGGGCGCTGGACCTGCCGGAGGATTCGCCCCGCGGCGTCGTCGTCGCCGAGCTGCACGCGCTGGCGCAACAGCCCGACGAGGTGTTGCAGCGGTTCGGGGAGTTCGGCGAGTGGCTGGCCATCGGGCTGTGCAACGTGGTCAACTTGCTGTGCCCGCAACTGGTGGTGCTCGGTGATCTGTTCACCGCGCTGCCGCGCACGTTGATCGACCACGTTGGCAAGCTGATCTCCGAGCGCAGCCTGGTCAGCCGTGCGATGGGCGGCACCAAGCTCGTCACGTCCTCGCTCGGCGGCGACAGCAAGTTGCTCGGCGCCGCCGAGCTCGCCTTCGAGCAGTTCTTGGCCAGCGGCTGA
- the fahA gene encoding fumarylacetoacetase has protein sequence MTMIDIPGGSLFGLDNLPYGVFSTAGTEPRVGVRVGESVVDLAAALGDEVFAQPTLNAFMAQGHARWAQVRQQITELVSGDVPDAAVHPVAEVTMHLPIEVADYVDFYASEHHASNLGRLFRPNAEPLMPNWKHLPVGYHGRSGTVVVSGTDVVRPSGQRKAPDEDVPTFGPCRRLDIEAELGFVVGTGSELGTAVSTEDFATRVFGAVLVNDWSARDIQAWEYVPLGPFLGKSFATSISAWVVPLLALGAARVPIPAQDPKPLPYLQEAEPWGLDIDLAVSWNGHEVARPPYREMYWSPAQMLAHMTVNGATSRTGDLYASGTISGPEKDQRGAFIELTWGGKEPVQVGGEQRTFLQDGDEVTITATAPGPDGTRLGFGEVSGRIRPAR, from the coding sequence TTGACCATGATCGACATCCCGGGCGGTTCGTTGTTCGGGCTCGACAACCTGCCCTACGGCGTGTTCTCCACGGCCGGCACCGAGCCGCGCGTCGGTGTCCGTGTCGGCGAGTCCGTTGTGGACTTGGCGGCGGCGCTGGGCGACGAGGTCTTCGCGCAACCGACGCTGAACGCGTTCATGGCGCAGGGGCACGCCAGGTGGGCGCAGGTGCGGCAGCAGATCACCGAACTAGTTTCGGGCGATGTGCCGGATGCGGCGGTGCACCCGGTCGCCGAGGTGACCATGCACCTGCCCATCGAGGTCGCCGACTACGTCGACTTCTACGCCTCCGAGCACCACGCGTCGAACCTGGGCCGGCTGTTCCGGCCGAACGCCGAACCGCTGATGCCGAACTGGAAGCACCTGCCGGTCGGCTACCACGGGCGTAGTGGAACGGTCGTGGTGTCGGGCACCGACGTCGTCCGCCCCAGCGGCCAGCGCAAGGCGCCGGATGAGGACGTGCCGACGTTCGGCCCGTGCCGCCGCCTGGACATCGAGGCCGAGCTCGGTTTCGTCGTCGGCACCGGCTCCGAGCTGGGCACCGCCGTTTCCACCGAGGACTTCGCCACCCGGGTATTCGGCGCGGTGCTCGTCAACGACTGGTCGGCGCGCGACATCCAGGCGTGGGAGTACGTGCCGCTGGGCCCGTTCCTGGGCAAGAGCTTCGCCACGTCGATCTCGGCATGGGTGGTGCCGCTGCTCGCACTGGGAGCCGCGCGCGTCCCGATCCCGGCCCAGGACCCGAAACCCTTGCCGTACCTGCAGGAAGCCGAACCGTGGGGCCTGGACATCGACCTGGCCGTATCCTGGAACGGCCACGAGGTCGCCCGCCCGCCGTACCGGGAGATGTACTGGTCCCCGGCCCAGATGCTGGCGCACATGACGGTCAACGGAGCCACCAGTCGAACTGGGGACCTCTACGCGTCCGGCACGATCTCCGGCCCGGAGAAGGACCAGCGCGGAGCGTTCATCGAGCTCACCTGGGGAGGGAAGGAACCCGTCCAGGTCGGCGGCGAGCAGCGCACGTTCCTCCAGGACGGCGACGAAGTGACGATCACGGCCACGGCCCCGGGGCCCGACGGCACGCGCCTCGGATTCGGCGAAGTTTCCGGCCGGATCCGCCCCGCCCGTTGA
- a CDS encoding sodium:solute symporter family protein, translating to MFTGRWDSTQVLAQGQLLDANAVDFALLALYFAFVLGIGYLARRAVSTSLDFFLSGRALPAWVTGLAFISANLGAIEIIGMSANGAEYGMPTMHYFWIGAVPAMLFLGVVMMPFYYGSKVRSVPEFMLRRFGKAAHLVNGISFAVAQILIAGVNLYLLASIVNALLGWPLWLSVLLAAAIVLSYTALGGLSAAIYNEVLQFFVIVAALLPLTIVGLVKVGGVQGLVAKVSAGPGGAEQLSAWPGTQLTGFDNSVLSVVGLVFGLGFVLSFGYWTTNFVEVQRAMASKSMSAAQRTPIIGSFPKMFIPFIVIIPGMIAAVLIPELAAYKQAGGTGGGGVDYNDAILLLMRDLLPNGILGIALAGLLASFMAGMAANLSSFNTVFTYDIWQSYVVRDRADGYYLRMGRWVTVGATLAAVGTAFIAAGYSNLMDYLQQLFSFFNAPLFATFILGMFWKRMTPHAGWAGLVLGTVSAVAVFGLSESGVLDLPGQGASFVGAGVAFVVDIVVSVVVSLATRPKPVAELAGLVYSLTPRASRQAATSGEDAGWYRRPGLLAGIALVLIIALNIVFA from the coding sequence TTGTTCACTGGGAGATGGGACAGTACCCAGGTTCTGGCTCAGGGTCAGCTGCTTGACGCCAACGCGGTGGATTTTGCGTTGTTGGCGTTGTACTTCGCTTTTGTGCTGGGTATTGGGTATTTGGCGCGGCGTGCGGTTTCCACCAGTCTGGACTTTTTCTTGTCGGGGCGGGCGTTGCCGGCGTGGGTGACGGGTTTGGCGTTCATCTCGGCGAATCTGGGTGCGATCGAGATCATCGGTATGTCGGCGAATGGTGCCGAGTACGGGATGCCGACGATGCATTATTTCTGGATCGGTGCGGTGCCGGCCATGCTGTTCTTGGGCGTGGTGATGATGCCGTTCTACTACGGCTCGAAGGTGCGCAGTGTTCCGGAGTTCATGTTGCGGCGGTTCGGGAAGGCGGCGCATCTGGTCAACGGGATCAGTTTCGCGGTGGCGCAGATCCTGATCGCGGGTGTGAACCTGTATTTGCTGGCCAGCATCGTGAATGCGTTGCTGGGTTGGCCGTTGTGGTTGTCGGTGTTGCTGGCGGCGGCGATCGTGTTGTCGTACACGGCGTTGGGCGGGTTGTCGGCGGCGATCTACAACGAGGTGTTGCAGTTCTTCGTGATCGTGGCGGCGTTGTTGCCGTTGACGATCGTGGGGTTGGTGAAGGTCGGCGGTGTGCAAGGTCTGGTAGCGAAGGTGTCGGCGGGCCCGGGAGGTGCGGAGCAGCTGTCGGCGTGGCCGGGCACTCAGTTGACGGGGTTCGACAACAGTGTGCTGAGCGTGGTGGGTCTGGTGTTCGGGTTGGGGTTCGTGCTCAGCTTCGGGTACTGGACGACGAACTTCGTCGAGGTGCAGCGGGCGATGGCGTCCAAGAGCATGTCGGCGGCGCAGCGGACGCCGATCATCGGTTCGTTCCCGAAGATGTTCATCCCGTTCATCGTGATCATTCCGGGGATGATCGCGGCGGTGCTGATCCCGGAGCTGGCGGCGTACAAGCAGGCCGGTGGCACCGGTGGCGGGGGTGTGGATTACAACGATGCGATCTTGTTGTTGATGCGGGATTTGCTGCCGAACGGGATTCTGGGGATCGCCCTGGCCGGGTTGCTGGCGTCGTTCATGGCGGGGATGGCGGCGAACTTGTCGTCGTTCAACACGGTGTTCACCTATGACATCTGGCAGTCGTACGTGGTGCGGGACCGGGCGGATGGTTATTACCTGCGGATGGGTCGCTGGGTGACGGTGGGGGCGACGCTGGCGGCGGTGGGCACGGCGTTCATCGCGGCGGGTTATTCGAACTTGATGGATTACCTGCAGCAGTTGTTCTCGTTCTTCAACGCGCCGTTGTTCGCGACGTTCATCCTGGGGATGTTCTGGAAGCGGATGACCCCGCATGCGGGGTGGGCGGGTCTGGTGCTGGGCACGGTGTCGGCGGTGGCGGTGTTCGGGCTGTCGGAGTCGGGGGTGCTGGACCTGCCGGGGCAGGGCGCGAGTTTCGTGGGTGCGGGTGTGGCGTTCGTGGTGGACATCGTGGTCAGCGTGGTGGTGTCGTTGGCGACGCGTCCGAAGCCGGTGGCGGAGTTGGCGGGGTTGGTGTACTCGTTGACGCCGCGGGCCAGCCGGCAGGCCGCGACCAGCGGGGAGGACGCGGGCTGGTACCGGCGGCCGGGTCTGCTGGCCGGGATCGCCCTGGTCCTGATCATCGCCCTCAACATCGTTTTCGCCTGA
- a CDS encoding helix-turn-helix domain-containing protein, with amino-acid sequence MIFMRLAYRCRAYPDSGQRARLGRTFGCVRLVWNKTLDERHRTYHGEGRRISYKETDAALTRWKKTEELAFLGEVSSVPLQQALGHQHTAF; translated from the coding sequence ATGATCTTTATGCGGTTGGCGTACCGGTGCCGGGCTTACCCGGACTCCGGACAGCGGGCCCGGTTGGGGCGCACGTTCGGGTGTGTGCGCCTGGTGTGGAACAAGACCCTCGACGAACGCCACCGTACCTACCATGGCGAGGGCCGCCGGATCTCGTACAAGGAGACCGACGCGGCCTTGACGCGGTGGAAGAAGACCGAGGAGCTGGCGTTCCTCGGTGAGGTGTCGAGCGTGCCGTTGCAGCAGGCGCTTGGGCACCAGCACACCGCGTTTTGA